One window from the genome of Methylophaga thalassica encodes:
- a CDS encoding TRAP transporter large permease has protein sequence MEYWALAMFLVLFLLLLIGYPVAFTLGAIALGFGSIFLGFEFFSLLPLRIWGVMTNFTLLAVPLFVFMGVILEKSGIAEELLDTMGRLFGNLRGGLAISVVVVGALLAATTGVVGASVVTMTVIALPSMLKRGYSPALASGTIAASGTLGQIIPPSIILILLGDVVGVPEGELFMAAAVPGTLLILAYILYVIWTAWRHPEAAPAITNSADDSTHLVFSVIKSLVPPMLLILAVLGSIFFGIASPTESAAVGAMGAILLAAIHRRMNLANLREALQRTTRLTSMVFIIFIGATAFGLVFVGMGGDKLILDLFTGLPGGKWTFLVLSMLLIFFLGFFLDFIEICFIVVPVIAPVAIHMGIDPLWFALLIALNLQTSFLTPPFGFSLFYLKASAPPSLKLESIYRGIVPFVAIQIVVLALIIAFPQISLWLPELMSK, from the coding sequence ATGGAGTATTGGGCTCTCGCCATGTTTCTGGTGTTATTTTTACTGCTGTTAATCGGTTATCCCGTCGCCTTTACATTAGGCGCTATCGCGCTTGGTTTTGGCAGTATATTTTTAGGTTTCGAGTTTTTTAGTTTATTACCGCTGCGTATTTGGGGGGTGATGACAAACTTTACTTTGCTTGCCGTGCCGCTATTTGTGTTTATGGGAGTGATTCTCGAAAAGTCAGGAATAGCAGAAGAACTGCTTGATACCATGGGTCGCTTGTTTGGTAATCTGCGAGGTGGGCTTGCTATTTCGGTGGTGGTAGTGGGTGCGCTCCTTGCAGCAACAACCGGCGTGGTTGGTGCTTCTGTAGTAACAATGACGGTTATTGCACTGCCGTCTATGCTGAAACGTGGCTATTCACCTGCTTTAGCCAGTGGCACGATTGCCGCTTCTGGCACATTAGGCCAAATCATTCCACCCAGTATTATTCTGATTTTATTAGGTGATGTAGTCGGTGTACCTGAAGGCGAATTGTTTATGGCAGCCGCGGTACCAGGCACGTTATTAATTCTTGCCTATATTCTTTATGTAATCTGGACCGCCTGGCGGCATCCGGAAGCCGCACCAGCAATCACTAATTCGGCCGATGATTCTACGCATTTAGTTTTTAGTGTGATTAAAAGTCTCGTGCCACCGATGTTATTAATTCTGGCGGTATTAGGTTCTATTTTCTTTGGTATTGCGTCTCCAACAGAGTCAGCTGCTGTTGGCGCTATGGGTGCCATTCTACTGGCTGCCATCCACAGACGTATGAACCTAGCGAATTTACGTGAAGCACTTCAGCGTACAACCCGATTAACCAGTATGGTATTTATTATCTTTATCGGCGCCACCGCATTCGGCCTGGTTTTTGTCGGTATGGGCGGTGATAAACTGATTCTGGATTTATTTACAGGCTTACCGGGAGGAAAGTGGACATTTCTGGTACTCAGTATGTTACTGATTTTCTTCTTAGGCTTTTTCCTGGACTTCATTGAAATTTGTTTTATTGTTGTACCGGTAATTGCCCCGGTAGCCATTCATATGGGCATCGATCCATTATGGTTTGCTTTATTGATAGCCTTAAACCTGCAAACCTCATTTTTAACACCACCTTTTGGCTTTTCACTATTTTATCTAAAAGCCAGTGCGCCCCCTTCCTTAAAACTGGAATCAATCTACCGAGGCATTGTGCCGTTTGTAGCAATACAAATTGTGGTGTTGGCTTTAATCATCGCTTTTCCGCAAATCAGCCTCTGGCTGCCTGAACTCATGTCCAAATAA